ttaaatcaaaataaaaagtcaattgaaatgacttttaagtcaaaaataaaaaatcaaacttaaaatgatttttgagtCAAGTAAAAAGTAAAGGGAGATctacttttgatttttattttattataaatcattgcaatttattttatttttaacctgACTAAAcactttctaacttattttaagttattttaaaattatattacttacTATAAACGGTGTTATTACACTGAATCAATCGTTACACAAAATGagattttactttgtttgttAATAATCAATTTGATgatgcaataaaaataaatattgtacttAAATTAACGGTACAGTACAATAAATAATGGTAAAAAGGACAATTACATAATCTAGTCAAACATACTTAGAGCTTGTatggattgacttaaaaaagtatttttttgagTCAACAATAAAAAGTCTGGAATGACTTTtgagtcaaaaataaaaagtcaaactagcttttaaatcaaaataaaaagtcaattgaaataacttttaaattaaaaataaaaagtcaaactaAAATAACTTTTGAGTCAAGTAAAAAGTAAAGGGAGATctacttttgatttttattttattataagtcattgtaacttattttatttttaacctgACTAAAcactttctaacttattttaagctattttaaaattatattacttacTATAAAACGATGTTATTACACTGAATCAAATCCTTACACAAAATGAGATTTTACGTTGTTAGTTAATAATCAATTTGATgatgcaataaaaataaatattgtacttAAATTAACGatataatacaataaataaCGGTAAAAAGGACAATTGCATAATCTAGTCAAACATATTTAGAGCTTGTATGGATTGACTTAAAAAGGTATTTTTTGAGTCAACAGTAAAAAGTCTGGAATGACTTTTGAGTCAAAAATATAAAGTCATACTAACttctaaatcaaaaataaaaagtcaactgaaatgacttttaagtcaaaaataaaaagtcaaactaAAATGACTTTTGAGTCAAGTAAAAAGTAGAGGGAGatctacttttaatttttattttattataagtcattgtaacttattttatttttaacctgACTAAAcattttctaacttattttaagctatTTTTCTATTTGGCAAACACttctaaaagtaaaaaattgacttaaaagtaaattttgcCAATGTTTAAGTCAATTCAAACATCCTCTTAATTAGATCGACAATTATTGCTATTTCTAAAGAGGGTATATGTTGACACCTTTCGACTAGTTCAtcaactatttatattttaaaatatatatatatatatatatatatatatatatatatatatatatatatatatatatatatagtaattttaattaaatataaacacGATAAATTTTCATTGAAGGCCTAAGCTCAATATGCTCTTGTTTATaagaaaacatgaaaatatgtGATATATTAATTCAACATTATGTTGTCTTAGGtcatttcaattatttataaatagtttaCTTTGCAATATTTTATAAACGTCGATTCATTATTTATAAGGTTttcatgtttatatataaacaaaaaaattacaaatacaaataaaattctaACTTCAAATTAAGCAATCTAATTTCAAATTAAGACTTGAAATCATGTCCATATGGACCCTAAATTTATGTAAAAGAAAGTTCACTAAATTTGTAAAAGCCTATAGAAGAGCCTCTTAATAAGAAGATGGAGGTATCCATTTATCCccttgaataaaatttttaactgAGTAAGACTCAACATGTTCAGTTGGAATTTGATTACTCCATGGCACTCTTCCTGTTACATTACCTCCATTACCACTACTTTTATATTCACCATAATAGAGCGTCGCGAGAGCAACTTCGCCGCTCCATGGCATCCAGCCCTCAGGGCGGATCAGAACTTCTAAATTACAATTCAAAAAAACTGTCCTTGAATACTCCTTCCAAGGCCTCCCGAGGTAATTTTTATGCACATTCGGATTACTACGATACAAAATCATGTACTCTTTCGTTCCGTTGATCGAACAATTTTGAAATACGAATCCTGTTGATTGTCCAGGGTCTAATCTACCATGAGCAGTTACTGCATTAGTTTCACCTTTTTCGGGGTTAACTACCCGGGGAGTGACTAGGATTTCACAGTCCTGAAAAATTGCAGCCGcgttaccaaaaataaaatctacgTTCCCCTGAATTCGACATGATTTATAGTACTGTCGTAATGATTGTGTGTAGAGTGTGTCTTGATTCCCAAGAAATTCACAGTTTTCAATTACTGAATGGTCGCTATCAGACCGAAAAGCTACTGCTTGTCCTGCACCTATACCAGCTGCGTTTTGGATTGTTAAACCACTAGCCATGAATCCATCACCAGTTACTCctgttttagaaaaaaaattagattaatcGATCAATCAGACGTTAAATATCACTTGTGAAACTTAGCTATCAACTACAAGTTGACTTCTTCAAGTAATTTTCTTCCCGTCTtcgtattttaatttatgtgatcattttttatttaataaactatAATTCACTTACCAACTGTGGCAGATTCATAAGTGGACATTCCAGGTGTTTGGCCCACACTCAACGATCCTGAAATGACGGTTTTACCCATTCCGTCACCTAAAAACACCACATTTCTCTTCTCCAAGGGTATTCGAATTATCTCATCATATAACCCGGTTTTAATCCGTATAACAAACTTCTCGGATCCCAAATTATCCGGGGTTGCATTTACTGCCTCTTGAACCATCTTGTAATTACAACTACCATCTTTGCAAACCGTCACATTTGGGCTCAACCCCGAGGGCACCCCACCTCTAAACCTGGATCCGGATCCTGACACAACTTCCCAAAACCCGTTTCGCTCCGTTTTAGGTGGGGCCCACGAGCCGGTTTTATTCCCGTGGATATCATAATTCACCATCATCCATAACGCATTTGTAGTAAATCCAATTAAACCTTTTATCACCTCTAACGTTTTCGCCACCGGTAGGGTTCCGTTTACTCTCAGTAAATTCGATGAGCAGCCGATTTGGTAACCCAAACTGGCGCTCATCCATGCTCGAGCATCCTTGATTTCTCCACGTGGCAATGCAGCAGCCGTCAGATTGTACCTGTACACCGAATTACCCAGTCCTTGTAAACAATTTTTCGCGGCGCCGGTGAGGTTGACGTCTCCGGCGGCGGCGGAGTCGAGGAGATTCTTCACCATTGATTGAGCATTCGTGAGGTTGTGAGATGAAACGCTTAACGCGGAGAGGATGATTTGTAACGCCGTTAGATTTGACGGAATGTGTGAAGATTCCGTTAATGCGGATTCACATGTTGGCGGGTCCGGTGAAGCTTTACAAGCTAATTGAATTTCAATCGGAGACGGAGACGGAGGGAAGGAAATGGGAGTAGCTGAATTTTTCGTCGAActagagaagaagaaaaggaaaagagataAAAATACTAGAGAAAAATATTGAGATATCATTCTGTTTGAAATGAAaagatcttttttcttttttttgtgaaataataaaatggaTTGGATTATTTATAGATAATTACAATGGTGTTGTGTATGGTTTACGTGAGTTATTGGCCGTTGGAGGGTTGGTTTTACACGAGGCAAATTACATTAAATTTGGATGACAAAAGATTATACATATGTCATAGGTATAGAATATAAAGGTATATAGTAGTAAgtgataataattttttgaaatttgtatcGATGGTTTATTATGTTCAAAATTCAAACTATATAAACTTAAACGGCTTGTTTTCTTCGCTAGAAATTTGGATATACAGAGTATAATGCTCTGAGACTCTAACTTGTTATGCCACagaactaaaattattttaaaagtgtAAAATTGCTCAACATACATAACAAAAGTGTAAAGCAACAAAATGTTTGTTTATATAACAGAAATGGATGATGTTTTCTTAGTCTTTATGGTTGGTGGTGAAGGGTGAAAAAATGGATCATCTGTCCAATTCTTTTCACCCCAATGCTTCAACATACCTTTCCAATTGCATAACCTGTCTGTGCATCTCTTAAGTCGTCGATCGTTGATCTTCATCTTCCAATGTCCATCAACATACTTAGCCTTCTCTGCTTCCCTTCTATCCCATTCCAATTGCGCCTTTTGCTTGGATCGTAACAAGCAAAAGTCTTGTAGTTGCTCGGGCATTGCATCGTGCACTCTCCACCACTTGTGATGGGCAACATCACTCGCGAATTCTTGTAATATGTCTACATTCCAATTACAATCATAGTCGCGAAAACACAACCATGGTTTGTATCCTAAGTAGTGAAGTACATAAAGTACAGGAGGGTCAGCCCCGAAAAGGTTTGTTTTCTTTGCCTTCACTACTTCATCATCACCAATCCAGAAGTTCTTTAAGAAGTTCATATGCTTTGGTATACGATGCCACCACGTGAATATCTCGTTTAGGTACCCTTGATCACCTCCATTATAAGACTCAATCTCATTTATATGATCCATCAATAGCTGGAACGTGCAATTTGATGGCTCGATCACCATCACACCAGAGTTAAACAACGTCCCATTGTTCCCCGTGGCTGAAATCTGTGGCATCCTAAATAAGATGTCGATGTTTCTAAGTATAAGAAGATCAGCATCAATGAAAATGATTTTATCATAATCTGTCAACTGCCATAGTCTAAATTTACTATAGTTCCACTCATTGTAGGCATCTTTCTCTGCTTTAGGATTTCTTATTCTCTGTATAGTCCTAACTTGCCAACCTGCTGCCTCGAGTCCACTTCGATGATATTCACCAATCGATTCATCAACAAGAATAACGAGGTCTCTCGTAGACCCTGACATTCTAATACTTTGTGCTGCTGCTATAGCTCCACATACATATACATGAGCTGAATGCAAGATGGTTGCATATGCCTCGCGTCTTTTGTTCCCCGAATGTACTTCCTCTGTTACCATAACATAAACACTATCAAGACTCGATTTTTTTTGTGGCGTTTACATCAAAAGAAGGGTAAAAGTATATCTATCTTACCTGTTGTACCAAAGGGTAATGCAAGTTCACATGATCCAACAGGAAGTTGAACTTTTTCTCTTAGTACACTCAAGTCTGGCTTGTACAACCACGCGTTACCTTTTCTAGCAACGAGCTCGTTGCA
The DNA window shown above is from Solanum lycopersicum chromosome 11, SLM_r2.1 and carries:
- the LOC101245115 gene encoding probable pectinesterase/pectinesterase inhibitor 51, whose protein sequence is MISQYFSLVFLSLFLFFFSSSTKNSATPISFPPSPSPIEIQLACKASPDPPTCESALTESSHIPSNLTALQIILSALSVSSHNLTNAQSMVKNLLDSAAAGDVNLTGAAKNCLQGLGNSVYRYNLTAAALPRGEIKDARAWMSASLGYQIGCSSNLLRVNGTLPVAKTLEVIKGLIGFTTNALWMMVNYDIHGNKTGSWAPPKTERNGFWEVVSGSGSRFRGGVPSGLSPNVTVCKDGSCNYKMVQEAVNATPDNLGSEKFVIRIKTGLYDEIIRIPLEKRNVVFLGDGMGKTVISGSLSVGQTPGMSTYESATVGVTGDGFMASGLTIQNAAGIGAGQAVAFRSDSDHSVIENCEFLGNQDTLYTQSLRQYYKSCRIQGNVDFIFGNAAAIFQDCEILVTPRVVNPEKGETNAVTAHGRLDPGQSTGFVFQNCSINGTKEYMILYRSNPNVHKNYLGRPWKEYSRTVFLNCNLEVLIRPEGWMPWSGEVALATLYYGEYKSSGNGGNVTGRVPWSNQIPTEHVESYSVKNFIQGDKWIPPSSY
- the LOC101245416 gene encoding UDP-glucuronate:xylan alpha-glucuronosyltransferase 1 isoform X1 encodes the protein MEARRSIEDACKRRLQKIKVKDVGGIKPLQNPFQEKNTNCKFHPLKLVLFIIVIGTFYMILSSPSVCQHNNADTVSRQHFVNRWIWGASDPRYISDIDISWEEVSQVLEQLPNQNKVVDNIGLLNFNKDEISEWTQVVPNVNQTVLHLDYVEKNVTWDTLYPEWIDEEQENEVPSCPTFPKLEVPRTRFDLIAVKLPCRNEGNWSRDVARLHLQLAAAGLASSAKGIHPVHLLFITKCFPIPNLYRCNELVARKGNAWLYKPDLSVLREKVQLPVGSCELALPFGTTEEVHSGNKRREAYATILHSAHVYVCGAIAAAQSIRMSGSTRDLVILVDESIGEYHRSGLEAAGWQVRTIQRIRNPKAEKDAYNEWNYSKFRLWQLTDYDKIIFIDADLLILRNIDILFRMPQISATGNNGTLFNSGVMVIEPSNCTFQLLMDHINEIESYNGGDQGYLNEIFTWWHRIPKHMNFLKNFWIGDDEVVKAKKTNLFGADPPVLYVLHYLGYKPWLCFRDYDCNWNVDILQEFASDVAHHKWWRVHDAMPEQLQDFCLLRSKQKAQLEWDRREAEKAKYVDGHWKMKINDRRLKRCTDRLCNWKGMLKHWGEKNWTDDPFFHPSPPTIKTKKTSSISVI
- the LOC101245416 gene encoding UDP-glucuronate:xylan alpha-glucuronosyltransferase 1 isoform X2, translated to MEARRSIEDACKRRLQKIKVKDVGGIKPLQNPFQEKNTNCKFHPLKLVLFIIVIGTFYMILSSPSVCQHNNADTVSRWIWGASDPRYISDIDISWEEVSQVLEQLPNQNKVVDNIGLLNFNKDEISEWTQVVPNVNQTVLHLDYVEKNVTWDTLYPEWIDEEQENEVPSCPTFPKLEVPRTRFDLIAVKLPCRNEGNWSRDVARLHLQLAAAGLASSAKGIHPVHLLFITKCFPIPNLYRCNELVARKGNAWLYKPDLSVLREKVQLPVGSCELALPFGTTEEVHSGNKRREAYATILHSAHVYVCGAIAAAQSIRMSGSTRDLVILVDESIGEYHRSGLEAAGWQVRTIQRIRNPKAEKDAYNEWNYSKFRLWQLTDYDKIIFIDADLLILRNIDILFRMPQISATGNNGTLFNSGVMVIEPSNCTFQLLMDHINEIESYNGGDQGYLNEIFTWWHRIPKHMNFLKNFWIGDDEVVKAKKTNLFGADPPVLYVLHYLGYKPWLCFRDYDCNWNVDILQEFASDVAHHKWWRVHDAMPEQLQDFCLLRSKQKAQLEWDRREAEKAKYVDGHWKMKINDRRLKRCTDRLCNWKGMLKHWGEKNWTDDPFFHPSPPTIKTKKTSSISVI